The sequence GTGCTGTCGTTTCTGGTATTGATGGGCATGCATAACCGCAGCACCGTGCCATTTGATCTGCCGCCGCTGCTGCCGCAAACGCTTAAGCTGCCCTCCGCCTTGATGTACTACGCCTTTTTTGCCATCGGGTTTCTGACCGGCGTCGTTCTTTTCGCGGGTGGCAAAAAAGGGGGGGGCGAGGGCAAATCCAAACGGGTGGAGAAATAAGCAGCACCACGTAGCCGCCTGTCTGCGTGCTCCGCACAGACAGACCGAGGTAAGGATGGCTTCGCGAATTCGGAGTTCGGAATGGTCCGTCTCCTTACCTCGACGGCTACAAAGTTGGGTCGGCTGGCGGTTGAGCGGTCGTATCCGGGTATCATTTTGTGAAGGTCGGTGTCATATTTTATGCTCTCATGACTTGGAGCAGGCGGGGTCGGGCGGTGCCGTCACTGGCGCTCTCCGGTCTGGCTTTGGCTGCGTTCACAACGTTTGCGGATCTCGGTGACGCGCGTAAATTGTTGCAAGCCAACCAACCGCAAAAAGCCGCCGAGACATTGAAACAACTTCAGGCGCAAACCCCTGGTGATCCTTGGTTGGTCTATAATTTGGGAGTCGCGGCCTATGCCGCCAAAGACTACGGGCAGGCGGATCAGATCTGGCAAAAACTCGCGAGCCGTGAATTGCCTGAAAAATTGCGCGACCGGGTTTGGGAACAAATCGGGAATGTCTCTTTCCGCAAAGGCGAACCGGTGGAAAGCAGCGATCCCCAGTCGGCCCGGCAACTTTGGGAGCAAAGTCGTGAAGCCTACCGGATTGTTTTGGTGACCCATCCCAAGGATAAAACCGTTCAGTACAACTTGAAGGTGGTGGAATTAAGGCTGGCGCGGCTGCACGCTCGATTGGCCCAGCAATTATTGCAGGAGGCGCAAAATAAAGCACTGGAGGAACAGATTCAGAAAATGCAGGCGGCGCTCGACCATCAGCGCACGGCGCAAAACCTGGAGAAGGAAAATCCGCAATACGCGCAGGCCGTCAAAC is a genomic window of Verrucomicrobiota bacterium containing:
- a CDS encoding tetratricopeptide repeat protein, whose product is MTWSRRGRAVPSLALSGLALAAFTTFADLGDARKLLQANQPQKAAETLKQLQAQTPGDPWLVYNLGVAAYAAKDYGQADQIWQKLASRELPEKLRDRVWEQIGNVSFRKGEPVESSDPQSARQLWEQSREAYRIVLVTHPKDKTVQYNLKVVELRLARLHARLAQQLLQEAQNKALEEQIQKMQAALDHQRTAQNLEKENPQYAQAVKQTEQQLAEKFNQKAGQEEKTADNAVKNANANEWERKHAQDSLRKALSDFQEAKALDPQNQPAQQGEKRVQDKLV